A portion of the Streptomyces coeruleoprunus genome contains these proteins:
- a CDS encoding WhiB family transcriptional regulator: MLQLPHQPLQVAAVPAPRVAPREDEAGPWHTEAVCRRDEAGLFFAPSKEPTAARLAREEAAKRVCARCPVMVECREHALLQPEPYGVWGGLTAAERRVVLARRRRREMELKKAASAGQQIAAAG, encoded by the coding sequence GTGCTGCAACTGCCGCATCAGCCCCTCCAGGTCGCCGCCGTTCCCGCCCCGCGCGTCGCCCCGCGCGAGGACGAGGCCGGGCCCTGGCACACGGAGGCGGTGTGCCGCCGCGACGAAGCGGGACTCTTCTTCGCGCCGTCGAAGGAGCCGACGGCCGCCCGGCTGGCCCGCGAGGAGGCCGCGAAGCGCGTCTGCGCCCGCTGCCCGGTCATGGTCGAGTGCCGCGAGCACGCCCTGCTCCAGCCCGAGCCGTACGGGGTGTGGGGCGGCCTGACGGCGGCCGAGCGGCGCGTGGTGCTCGCCCGCCGCCGGCGCCGCGAGATGGAGCTGAAGAAGGCCGCGTCGGCCGGCCAGCAGATCGCCGCCGCCGGCTGA